Within Candidatus Neomarinimicrobiota bacterium, the genomic segment AAAGAAACGTTCATCACTGATATTTTATCAGAATATCATCGCCCGTACCGGAATTATCTGTTTTATTCGGACCATAGCTCCTTATGGTACTGTCAGCGGCATTCAACACGTAATTTGTTCCCCAGGAATCTTTAAGTATCTCCCCCGTACCGTCAATTTGGAGATAAGGTCCGTTCCATCCTGTTCGGGAAAAATAGTTATAATCGGGGACTGCTCCGGGCTTTACCGTCAGATCGTCTAAAGTCGCCGGAAATGACCCGACGTCGCCCTTGTAACCCCTGTCGACGTATCGTCCGCCTGCTGTCCTGTCGGCCGTTCCCGAAATGGCATCT encodes:
- a CDS encoding type II secretion system protein GspG, yielding DAISGTADRTAGGRYVDRGYKGDVGSFPATLDDLTVKPGAVPDYNYFSRTGWNGPYLQIDGTGEILKDSWGTNYVLNAADSTIRSYGPNKTDNSGTGDDILIKYQ